One Mycobacteroides salmoniphilum DNA segment encodes these proteins:
- a CDS encoding DUF6676 family protein → MTPQHLPTFIPAELCQAVGVSVQTAGTDPLGWSAKCLEMTRTDVNEDGVAAPSADVAGLKDVVAKAHAKNIDLKVIALPNNPGIDTPLRDIATEIGKDHPDATILVISPSFAGTYSATFDRVTLEAGQDVAKTGNPVLSANNFVDELGREHFSWTALTIVLVLLVAAACAGITLVRTRFTNDSVK, encoded by the coding sequence GTGACGCCGCAGCACTTGCCGACCTTCATCCCCGCCGAGCTGTGCCAGGCGGTGGGCGTGTCAGTCCAGACCGCGGGTACCGATCCGCTGGGCTGGTCGGCCAAGTGCCTGGAGATGACGCGCACGGATGTCAATGAGGACGGGGTCGCCGCTCCCTCGGCGGATGTCGCTGGATTGAAGGATGTCGTCGCGAAGGCGCATGCCAAGAACATCGATCTGAAGGTCATCGCGCTTCCCAACAATCCCGGGATCGACACACCGCTGCGCGATATCGCCACCGAGATCGGTAAGGACCATCCGGACGCGACGATCCTCGTCATCAGTCCGTCTTTCGCCGGCACCTACAGCGCCACGTTCGACAGGGTGACGCTGGAGGCGGGGCAGGATGTCGCCAAGACCGGCAACCCGGTGCTCTCTGCCAACAACTTCGTGGACGAGCTCGGGCGCGAGCACTTCTCGTGGACGGCGCTGACCATTGTGCTTGTGCTACTCGTCGCGGCGGCGTGCGCCGGAATTACGCTCGTGCGCACCCGATTCACGAATGACTCGGTTAAGTAA
- a CDS encoding aconitate hydratase: protein MNSFGARGTLQVGDESYEIFRLNAVPGTEKLPYSLKVLAENLLRTEDGANITKDHVLALANWDPSAEPSVEIQFTPARVVMQDFTGVPCVVDLATMREAVSALGGDPDKVNPLSPAEMVIDHSVILDVFGTADAFERNVELEYERNAERYQFLRWGQGAFDDFKVVPPGTGIVHQVNIEYLARTIFTRNGQAYPDTCVGTDSHTTMVNGLGVLGWGVGGIEAEAAMLGQPVSMLIPRVVGFKLTGEIQPGVTATDVVLTVTDMLRKHGVVGKFVEFYGKGVAEVPLANRATLGNMSPEFGSTAAIFPIDDETINYLRLTGRDDQQLALVEAYAKEQGMWHDADHEPAFSEYLELDLSTVVPSIAGPKRPQDRIELTDAKNAFRKDIHNYTNDAESGPAAATPHTQLDEAIEESFPASDVAVLSFAEDDAVIPSAANGGEGRPSKPVKVTSAERGNFVLDHGAVVVAGITSCTNTSNPSVMLGAALLAKKAVEKGLTTKPWVKTNMAPGSQVVTDYYNKANVWPYLEKLGYYLGGYGCTTCIGNTGPLPDEISQAINDNDLSVTAVLSGNRNFEGRISPDVKMNYLASPPLVIAYGIAGTMDFDFDTDPLGKDHDGNDVFLKDIWPTASEIEETIASSINRQMFTDSYADVFKGDERWRGLPTPEGNTFEWVDTSTYVRKAPYFDGMPLEPTPVTDIAGARVLALLGDSVTTDHISPAGSIKSGTPAAQYLDEHGVDRKDYNSLGSRRGNHEVMVRGTFANIRLRNQLLDDVSGGYTRDFTQDGGPQAFIYDASVNYQKAGIPLVVLGGKEYGSGSSRDWAAKGTRLLGVKAVITESFERIHRSNLIGMGVIPLQFPAGESAASLKLDGTETYDISGIEKLNEGSTPKTVHVTATKLDGSKVEFDAVVRIDTPGEADYYRNGGILQYVLRNMLAG from the coding sequence GTGAATTCCTTCGGCGCACGCGGCACTCTGCAGGTTGGTGACGAGTCGTATGAGATCTTCCGACTGAACGCCGTGCCCGGTACCGAGAAACTGCCTTACAGCCTGAAAGTGTTGGCGGAGAACCTGTTACGCACCGAGGACGGCGCGAACATCACCAAGGACCATGTTCTGGCCCTGGCCAACTGGGACCCCTCGGCGGAACCGAGCGTGGAGATCCAGTTCACCCCGGCCCGGGTGGTTATGCAGGACTTCACCGGCGTGCCCTGTGTCGTCGACCTTGCCACCATGCGTGAGGCCGTCTCCGCACTCGGCGGCGACCCCGACAAGGTGAACCCGTTGTCCCCCGCCGAGATGGTCATCGACCACTCGGTGATCCTCGACGTCTTCGGTACCGCCGACGCCTTCGAGCGCAACGTGGAACTCGAATACGAGCGCAATGCCGAGCGTTACCAGTTCTTGCGTTGGGGCCAAGGCGCTTTCGATGATTTCAAGGTCGTCCCCCCGGGCACCGGCATCGTGCATCAGGTCAACATCGAGTACCTGGCCCGCACCATCTTCACCAGGAACGGCCAGGCGTACCCGGACACCTGTGTGGGTACCGACTCGCACACCACGATGGTCAACGGCCTCGGCGTCCTTGGTTGGGGTGTCGGCGGTATCGAGGCAGAGGCCGCCATGCTCGGCCAGCCGGTCTCGATGCTGATCCCGCGCGTCGTCGGCTTCAAGCTCACCGGTGAGATCCAGCCGGGCGTTACCGCCACCGACGTGGTGCTGACCGTCACCGACATGCTGCGCAAGCACGGTGTGGTGGGCAAGTTCGTCGAGTTCTACGGCAAGGGCGTGGCCGAGGTGCCGCTGGCCAACCGCGCCACGCTGGGCAACATGAGCCCCGAATTCGGTTCTACCGCAGCGATCTTCCCGATCGACGACGAGACCATCAACTACCTGCGCCTGACCGGCCGCGACGATCAGCAGTTGGCGCTCGTCGAGGCGTACGCCAAGGAACAGGGCATGTGGCACGACGCCGATCACGAGCCCGCCTTCTCGGAGTACCTGGAACTCGACCTCTCCACCGTCGTGCCCTCCATCGCCGGACCCAAGCGCCCGCAGGACCGCATCGAGTTGACCGATGCGAAGAACGCGTTCCGCAAGGACATCCACAACTACACCAACGATGCCGAGAGCGGCCCGGCCGCTGCCACGCCGCACACCCAACTCGACGAAGCGATCGAAGAATCCTTCCCCGCCTCCGACGTGGCGGTGCTGTCCTTCGCCGAAGATGACGCCGTCATCCCTTCCGCGGCCAACGGCGGCGAGGGCCGCCCGTCCAAGCCGGTCAAGGTGACATCCGCCGAGCGCGGCAACTTCGTTCTGGACCATGGCGCGGTCGTGGTCGCGGGCATCACCTCGTGCACCAACACCTCCAACCCGTCGGTGATGCTGGGTGCCGCCCTACTGGCCAAGAAGGCCGTCGAAAAGGGCCTCACCACCAAGCCGTGGGTCAAGACGAACATGGCTCCCGGGTCGCAGGTCGTCACCGATTACTACAACAAGGCCAACGTGTGGCCGTACTTGGAGAAGCTGGGCTACTACCTGGGCGGCTACGGCTGCACCACGTGCATCGGCAACACCGGCCCGCTGCCCGACGAGATCTCCCAGGCCATCAACGACAACGATCTGTCGGTGACCGCGGTGCTCTCCGGTAACCGCAACTTCGAGGGCCGCATCTCCCCCGACGTCAAGATGAACTACCTGGCCTCCCCGCCGCTGGTCATCGCCTACGGCATCGCGGGCACCATGGACTTCGACTTCGACACCGACCCGCTGGGCAAGGATCACGACGGCAACGATGTCTTCCTCAAGGACATCTGGCCCACCGCCTCGGAGATCGAGGAGACCATCGCCTCGTCGATCAACCGCCAGATGTTCACCGATTCCTACGCCGATGTCTTCAAGGGCGACGAGCGCTGGCGCGGTCTGCCCACCCCCGAAGGCAACACCTTCGAGTGGGTCGACACGTCCACCTACGTGCGCAAGGCTCCGTACTTCGACGGGATGCCGCTGGAGCCCACTCCGGTCACCGACATCGCGGGAGCGCGCGTGCTCGCCCTGCTCGGCGACTCGGTGACCACCGACCACATCTCTCCCGCGGGTTCCATCAAATCGGGCACCCCGGCGGCGCAGTACCTCGACGAGCATGGTGTGGACCGCAAGGACTACAACTCGCTGGGCTCGCGGCGCGGTAATCACGAGGTGATGGTGCGTGGCACCTTCGCCAACATCCGCCTGCGCAACCAGCTGCTGGACGATGTTTCGGGCGGCTACACGCGCGACTTCACCCAGGACGGCGGTCCGCAGGCCTTCATCTACGACGCCTCGGTGAACTACCAGAAGGCCGGCATTCCGCTGGTGGTGCTGGGCGGCAAGGAGTACGGCTCCGGCTCGTCCCGCGACTGGGCCGCCAAGGGCACCCGCCTGCTGGGCGTCAAGGCCGTTATCACCGAGTCCTTCGAGCGCATCCACCGGTCGAATCTGATTGGTATGGGCGTCATTCCGCTGCAGTTCCCGGCCGGAGAGTCGGCGGCCTCGCTCAAGCTCGATGGCACCGAGACCTACGACATCAGCGGTATCGAGAAGCTCAACGAGGGCTCGACGCCGAAGACCGTGCACGTGACGGCGACCAAGCTCGATGGGTCCAAGGTCGAGTTCGACGCGGTGGTCCGGATCGACACCCCCGGTGAAGCCGATTACTACCGCAACGGCGGCATCCTGCAGTACGTGCTGCGGAACATGCTGGCCGGCTAG
- a CDS encoding TetR/AcrR family transcriptional regulator — protein MPRVSEDHLAARRRQILDGARRCFAEYGYDGATVRRLEHTIGMSRGAIFHHYRDKDTLFFALAREDAERMANVASREGLVQVMRDMLADPDQFDWLATRLEIARKLRNDPEFRRGWNQRSEELNTATLARLQRQKKAGRLREDVSSEVILGYLDLVLDGLVARLASGESTESLSRVLDLVEDSVRRADHA, from the coding sequence GTGCCGCGCGTTAGCGAGGATCACCTCGCGGCCCGTCGCCGCCAGATCCTCGATGGCGCGCGGCGCTGTTTCGCCGAGTATGGGTATGACGGTGCCACTGTGCGCCGCCTGGAGCACACCATCGGCATGTCGCGGGGGGCGATCTTTCACCATTACCGCGATAAGGACACGTTGTTCTTCGCACTTGCCCGCGAGGATGCCGAACGGATGGCCAACGTCGCCAGCCGCGAGGGTCTGGTGCAGGTGATGCGCGATATGCTGGCCGATCCGGATCAATTCGATTGGCTGGCAACACGTTTGGAGATCGCGCGCAAGCTGCGCAACGATCCTGAATTCCGGCGCGGCTGGAACCAGCGTTCCGAAGAGCTCAACACCGCTACCTTGGCCCGGCTACAACGCCAGAAGAAGGCCGGCCGGCTGCGCGAAGACGTGTCCAGCGAGGTGATTTTGGGCTATCTGGATCTGGTGCTCGATGGCCTGGTAGCACGCCTGGCCTCCGGCGAATCCACCGAAAGCCTCAGCCGCGTGTTGGATCTCGTCGAGGACTCGGTGCGCCGTGCCGATCACGCCTGA
- a CDS encoding DinB family protein — translation MPITPDSKDWTWVLERPCGECGFDPAATSFARIPDIVRDGLGAWHRVLTRPEVRLRPDEQTWSPLEYGAHVRDVFRIFLARLQLMLAEDNPLFENWDQDTTAVEDRYAEQDPQAVAAELAAAGEAVAAAFAGVPESALQRRGRRSNGSIFTVETLGLYFVHDPVHHLHDVSRLPAD, via the coding sequence GTGCCGATCACGCCTGACTCCAAGGACTGGACCTGGGTCCTCGAACGCCCGTGCGGAGAATGCGGATTTGATCCCGCAGCAACATCATTCGCCCGAATACCCGATATCGTGCGGGACGGCCTGGGGGCGTGGCATCGGGTACTGACGCGCCCCGAGGTGCGTCTACGCCCTGACGAGCAGACCTGGTCGCCGCTGGAGTACGGAGCGCACGTCCGCGACGTGTTCCGCATCTTCCTGGCCCGGCTGCAGCTCATGCTCGCCGAGGACAACCCCTTGTTCGAGAACTGGGACCAGGACACGACGGCCGTCGAGGACCGGTATGCCGAGCAGGACCCGCAGGCGGTAGCCGCCGAACTCGCCGCGGCGGGCGAGGCCGTCGCGGCCGCCTTTGCCGGTGTCCCCGAGTCGGCGTTACAGCGACGCGGGAGGCGAAGCAACGGTTCGATTTTCACGGTGGAGACACTGGGTCTGTACTTCGTGCACGATCCGGTACATCATCTGCACGATGTATCCCGCCTGCCGGCGGATTAG
- a CDS encoding AMIN-like domain-containing (lipo)protein, with protein sequence MRGQGGIRNIGVLALAAMTASGCAGEVRQLGDSVSPVATTTALPQTSTPAPETFRVTACETVSGGGGKNVATQLRDVRVGKQDDFDRVTFEFGPDAKADPKNRVALDQLVVPKYSVDSPASVSAGPKGDNVIVAGTALLGVLFDGASAHEADKPIRSYPGPSEIKPKDFPILAEAEQGEDFEGKVRWALGLNKQRCPEVSTLTNPPRLVVDLPH encoded by the coding sequence ATGCGAGGACAAGGCGGTATCCGGAACATCGGCGTGCTGGCGCTGGCAGCGATGACGGCATCCGGCTGCGCAGGTGAGGTGCGCCAGCTGGGCGACTCGGTGTCGCCCGTGGCCACGACAACGGCGCTGCCGCAAACATCAACACCTGCCCCGGAGACGTTCCGCGTCACGGCCTGCGAGACGGTCAGCGGCGGTGGCGGTAAGAATGTGGCCACCCAGCTGCGAGATGTCCGCGTGGGTAAACAGGACGACTTCGACAGGGTCACCTTCGAATTCGGGCCGGATGCCAAGGCCGACCCGAAGAATAGGGTGGCGCTGGATCAGCTGGTGGTTCCCAAGTACTCGGTGGACAGCCCCGCCAGCGTCTCTGCGGGCCCCAAGGGGGACAACGTCATCGTCGCTGGTACCGCATTGCTCGGCGTGCTGTTCGATGGCGCGTCCGCGCATGAGGCCGATAAGCCCATCCGGTCGTATCCGGGTCCGAGCGAGATCAAGCCGAAGGACTTTCCGATCCTGGCCGAGGCCGAGCAGGGCGAGGATTTCGAGGGGAAGGTCCGGTGGGCATTGGGTCTGAACAAACAGCGCTGTCCCGAGGTGAGCACGCTGACCAACCCGCCTCGGCTAGTGGTGGATCTGCCCCACTAG
- a CDS encoding helix-turn-helix domain-containing protein, which yields MAKTRDEERAELKASYEKGASIRTLAADTGRSYGYVHRALVESGVTLRGRGGPNRRGRKA from the coding sequence ATGGCCAAAACACGCGACGAGGAGCGTGCCGAGCTGAAGGCGTCGTACGAGAAGGGCGCGAGCATTCGCACGCTCGCCGCGGACACGGGCCGATCATATGGTTACGTGCATCGCGCTCTCGTGGAATCGGGTGTCACCCTGCGCGGGCGCGGCGGCCCGAATCGGCGCGGCCGCAAGGCCTAA
- a CDS encoding ABC-F family ATP-binding cassette domain-containing protein, with the protein MITATDLEVRAGARTLVYAPGPALRIQPGDRIGLVGRNGAGKTTSMRILAGEGEPYAGSVARIGEIGYLPQDPKEGNLEMLARDRVLSARGLDTIISELEKQQTLMAEQADDDLRDKAIRRYGQLEERFSSLGGYVAESEAARICSSLGLPERVLIQPLRTLSGGQRRRVELARILFGAAEGGAGSNMTLLLDEPTNHLDADSIGWLRGFLQNHEGGLVVISHNVDLLADVVNKVWFLDAVRGEVDVYNMGWQKYLDARSLDEQRRRRERANAEKKASALRTQAAKMGAKATKAVAAQNMLRRAEKMLSGLDEERVADKVARIKFPTPAACGRVPLVAKGLTKNYGSLEIFTGVDLAIDRGSRVVVLGLNGAGKTTLLRLLAGAETADAGALEPGHGLKLGYFAQEHDTLDDHATVWENIRHAAPDTGEQELRGILGAFMFSGPQLEQPAGTLSGGEKTRLALAGLVASTANVLLLDEPTNNLDPASREQVLDALRSYLGAVVLVTHDPGAAEALNPQRVVLLPDGTEDYWSDEYRDLIELA; encoded by the coding sequence GTGATTACCGCGACGGACCTCGAGGTCCGCGCCGGCGCCCGCACGCTCGTCTATGCGCCGGGCCCCGCGTTACGCATCCAGCCCGGTGACCGCATCGGGCTGGTGGGGCGTAACGGGGCCGGCAAGACCACCTCGATGAGAATTCTGGCCGGCGAGGGCGAGCCGTACGCCGGATCGGTGGCTCGCATCGGTGAAATCGGTTACCTGCCACAGGATCCCAAGGAGGGGAACCTGGAGATGCTGGCGCGTGATCGGGTGCTGTCGGCGCGCGGTCTGGACACCATCATCAGCGAGTTGGAGAAGCAGCAGACGTTGATGGCGGAGCAGGCCGACGATGATCTGCGCGATAAGGCCATTCGCCGTTACGGGCAGCTGGAGGAGCGATTCTCCTCGCTGGGAGGGTACGTCGCGGAGAGCGAGGCAGCCCGCATCTGTTCCAGCCTGGGGTTGCCCGAGCGGGTGCTGATCCAGCCGCTGCGCACACTGTCAGGCGGTCAGCGGCGACGCGTGGAGTTGGCCCGGATTCTGTTCGGTGCGGCCGAAGGCGGTGCGGGGTCGAACATGACGCTGCTGCTCGACGAGCCGACCAACCACCTCGACGCGGACTCGATCGGCTGGTTGCGCGGATTCCTGCAGAACCACGAGGGCGGGCTCGTGGTGATCAGTCACAATGTCGATCTGCTGGCCGATGTGGTCAACAAGGTGTGGTTCCTGGATGCGGTCCGTGGCGAGGTAGACGTCTACAACATGGGTTGGCAGAAGTACCTGGACGCGCGGTCGCTGGATGAGCAGCGACGCCGGCGTGAGCGCGCCAACGCGGAGAAGAAGGCGTCGGCCCTGCGTACCCAGGCGGCCAAGATGGGCGCCAAAGCCACCAAAGCCGTTGCCGCGCAGAACATGTTGCGTCGCGCCGAGAAGATGTTGTCGGGACTTGACGAAGAGCGGGTGGCCGACAAGGTGGCCCGCATCAAGTTCCCGACGCCTGCGGCCTGCGGGCGGGTGCCCTTGGTGGCCAAGGGGCTGACCAAGAACTACGGGTCTCTGGAGATATTCACCGGGGTCGATCTGGCCATCGACCGCGGCTCGCGCGTTGTGGTTCTTGGGCTCAACGGCGCCGGGAAGACGACGCTGCTGCGACTCCTGGCGGGCGCGGAGACCGCGGATGCCGGCGCGCTGGAGCCAGGCCACGGCCTCAAGCTCGGATACTTCGCGCAGGAGCACGACACCCTGGATGATCACGCGACGGTGTGGGAGAACATCCGCCATGCCGCTCCGGATACGGGTGAGCAGGAGCTGCGCGGAATCCTGGGTGCGTTCATGTTCAGCGGTCCGCAGCTGGAACAGCCGGCGGGCACACTGTCCGGCGGTGAGAAGACCCGTCTGGCCCTGGCCGGTCTGGTGGCCTCGACCGCGAATGTGCTGCTGCTCGACGAGCCGACCAACAACCTGGATCCCGCCTCACGCGAACAGGTTTTGGATGCGCTACGCAGTTACCTGGGAGCGGTCGTTCTCGTCACGCACGACCCGGGAGCCGCTGAAGCATTGAATCCGCAACGCGTTGTGTTGTTGCCGGACGGCACCGAAGACTACTGGTCGGACGAGTATCGGGACCTCATCGAGCTGGCCTGA
- a CDS encoding enoyl-CoA hydratase: MSFVLVDRPRPDIALVTLNRPERMNAMAFDVMLPFKEMLVDISHDNDVRAVIITGAGKGFCSGADQKSAGPIPHIGGLTQPTIALRSMELLDEVILTLRRMHQPVIAAINGAAIGGGLCLALACDVRVASEAAYFRAAGINNGLTASELGLSYLLPRAIGTSRASDIMLTGRDVDAEEAERIGLVSRKVSSESLLEECYAIGERIAGFSRPGIELTKRTIWSGLDAASLESHMHQEGLGQLYVRLLTDNFEEATAARKEKRAAAFRDKR, encoded by the coding sequence ATGAGTTTCGTGCTGGTGGATCGTCCGCGTCCGGATATTGCCCTGGTGACCCTGAACCGGCCCGAGCGGATGAATGCCATGGCGTTCGACGTGATGCTGCCCTTCAAGGAGATGCTGGTCGACATCAGCCACGACAACGACGTGCGCGCCGTCATCATCACCGGGGCCGGCAAAGGCTTTTGCTCGGGAGCCGATCAGAAATCCGCCGGGCCCATCCCGCACATCGGAGGGCTGACCCAGCCGACGATCGCGCTGCGATCGATGGAGTTGCTCGACGAGGTCATCCTCACCCTGCGCCGCATGCACCAGCCGGTGATTGCCGCTATCAACGGCGCCGCCATCGGTGGGGGTCTGTGCCTGGCGCTGGCCTGCGATGTTCGGGTGGCATCCGAGGCCGCCTACTTTCGGGCCGCCGGTATCAACAACGGATTGACGGCCAGTGAGCTGGGCCTGAGCTACCTGTTGCCACGCGCGATCGGCACGTCCCGCGCTTCGGACATCATGCTGACCGGCCGCGATGTCGACGCGGAGGAGGCCGAGCGCATCGGTTTGGTATCCCGCAAGGTGTCCTCCGAATCGCTGCTGGAAGAGTGTTACGCGATTGGAGAGCGCATCGCCGGGTTCTCCCGTCCAGGGATCGAGTTGACCAAGCGCACCATTTGGAGTGGGCTGGACGCCGCTAGCCTGGAAAGTCACATGCACCAAGAGGGCCTGGGCCAGCTATATGTCCGGCTGCTCACCGATAACTTCGAAGAAGCCACCGCAGCGCGCAAGGAAAAGCGGGCGGCGGCGTTCAGAGACAAGCGCTGA
- the trxA gene encoding thioredoxin, with amino-acid sequence MATRDITADAFNDLVHENDIVLVDFWASWCGPCRQFGPVFEASSEENPDVVHAKVDTEAEQALAAAANIRSIPTLMVFKQGQLVFNQAGALPPASLADLVQKVRDLDVEAALREQEA; translated from the coding sequence ATGGCAACACGTGACATCACCGCTGACGCGTTCAATGACTTGGTCCACGAGAACGACATCGTGCTGGTCGATTTCTGGGCGTCCTGGTGCGGACCGTGCCGTCAGTTCGGGCCGGTCTTTGAGGCCTCGTCGGAGGAAAACCCTGACGTCGTCCACGCGAAGGTGGACACCGAGGCCGAGCAGGCCCTGGCGGCGGCGGCGAATATCCGCTCCATTCCGACGCTGATGGTGTTCAAGCAGGGCCAGCTGGTGTTCAACCAGGCAGGCGCGCTGCCCCCGGCATCGTTGGCCGATCTGGTGCAGAAGGTCCGCGATCTGGACGTCGAGGCGGCACTGCGCGAACAAGAGGCGTAA
- a CDS encoding NADH:flavin oxidoreductase: protein MTDVRPDVAPLFEPFTVKSLTAPNRFAMAPMTRSASPGGVPGENVAAYYRRRAAGGVGLIITEGVFIPDDAAGGQSSVPRLVGDEVLAGWSAVTDAVHDEGSVIAAQLWHQGVERGVDPEFNPQVESVSPSGLGGDASPQGRALQTGELAPLAQRYATAARNARAAGFDAVELHGAHGYLLDQFLWERTNVRADGYGGSIVDRVRFPVEVVRSVRAAVGPDFPILYRFSQWKQADYTATLADSPAELERLLAPLVEAGVDVFHPSTRRHYLPAFAGLAGADGELSLAGWTKRVTGLPAIAVGSVGLQTEFKPTEVRDIEPAPVEAVLRQFANNEFDVIAVGRALLSDPEWVNKLRAGRQDEFVGFNIGKALAALY from the coding sequence GTGACCGACGTGAGACCAGACGTAGCGCCCCTCTTCGAACCGTTCACCGTCAAATCGCTGACCGCTCCCAACCGGTTCGCGATGGCCCCGATGACGCGGTCGGCATCACCCGGCGGTGTGCCCGGCGAGAATGTCGCGGCGTACTACCGCCGCCGTGCTGCGGGCGGTGTGGGGCTGATCATCACCGAGGGCGTTTTCATTCCGGATGACGCCGCGGGCGGTCAGTCCAGCGTTCCGCGCCTCGTCGGCGATGAGGTGCTGGCGGGATGGTCCGCCGTGACCGATGCCGTGCATGACGAAGGGTCGGTGATCGCCGCGCAGCTGTGGCACCAGGGTGTCGAACGCGGCGTCGATCCGGAGTTCAATCCTCAGGTGGAGTCGGTGAGCCCGTCCGGCTTGGGCGGAGATGCCTCCCCACAAGGTCGGGCACTGCAGACCGGGGAGCTCGCTCCGCTGGCACAGCGGTATGCGACGGCGGCCCGCAATGCCCGGGCGGCCGGATTCGACGCTGTGGAGTTGCATGGTGCCCACGGTTACCTCCTCGACCAGTTCCTGTGGGAGCGCACTAACGTTCGGGCCGACGGCTATGGCGGCTCGATCGTCGACCGGGTGCGATTCCCGGTCGAGGTGGTGCGGTCGGTACGTGCCGCCGTCGGGCCTGATTTCCCTATCCTGTACCGGTTTTCGCAGTGGAAGCAGGCGGACTACACGGCCACGCTGGCCGACAGCCCGGCGGAATTGGAACGGCTGCTCGCACCCCTGGTCGAGGCGGGTGTCGATGTCTTCCATCCGTCTACACGCCGGCACTATCTGCCCGCCTTCGCAGGTTTGGCCGGCGCTGACGGAGAGCTGAGTCTTGCTGGCTGGACCAAACGTGTCACGGGATTGCCGGCCATTGCCGTCGGTTCTGTGGGATTGCAGACGGAATTCAAACCCACCGAGGTCCGGGATATCGAGCCCGCACCCGTCGAGGCGGTGTTGCGTCAATTCGCCAACAACGAGTTCGATGTCATCGCCGTCGGCCGTGCCCTGCTGTCGGACCCCGAATGGGTGAACAAGCTGCGGGCCGGGCGGCAGGACGAGTTCGTCGGATTCAACATCGGCAAGGCCCTGGCCGCGCTGTACTGA
- a CDS encoding DUF5666 domain-containing protein, whose protein sequence is MSPNLWPRPTLLVIVGAVVLSSAACGGSADKPTESSPGPALTTAIRHAGGQDRAGGLISSVSGHTVQVTNPVGSVDIDFNTMTKLTEVHSAELSDVVVGSCVSVLATADTDASDQVTAQRVLISAAEDNKCAMETPPGSAPPPGIPQGPPPGAAQGPPPFGGPSVQGAVASVNGSTIVVANTDPSGASEIQTNVTATADTAYEKRQPTEATAIITGKCADAHGTKDASGALQATKIDLGPATDGRCGPPPR, encoded by the coding sequence ATGTCACCAAATCTCTGGCCACGGCCCACGTTGCTGGTGATCGTCGGAGCCGTCGTCTTGTCCAGTGCGGCATGTGGGGGCTCCGCGGATAAGCCCACCGAGTCATCACCGGGACCTGCCTTGACGACCGCCATACGGCATGCGGGTGGCCAGGACAGGGCCGGCGGACTGATCTCCTCGGTATCGGGTCACACGGTCCAGGTGACCAACCCCGTCGGCAGCGTCGATATCGACTTCAACACCATGACAAAACTCACCGAGGTGCACTCCGCGGAACTTTCGGATGTGGTCGTCGGCAGCTGTGTCAGCGTGCTGGCGACGGCCGACACGGATGCGTCCGACCAGGTTACGGCGCAGCGGGTGCTGATCAGTGCGGCCGAGGACAACAAATGTGCCATGGAGACCCCGCCCGGCAGCGCGCCGCCTCCCGGCATACCGCAGGGACCGCCGCCCGGCGCGGCGCAGGGACCGCCGCCATTCGGCGGCCCGAGCGTCCAGGGCGCCGTCGCCTCGGTCAACGGCAGCACCATCGTGGTCGCCAACACCGATCCCAGTGGGGCCTCGGAGATCCAGACCAATGTCACGGCGACTGCTGATACCGCCTACGAGAAACGGCAACCCACCGAGGCCACTGCGATCATCACCGGCAAATGCGCGGACGCACACGGCACCAAGGATGCCAGCGGAGCGCTTCAGGCCACCAAGATCGATTTGGGTCCCGCCACCGACGGGCGATGCGGACCGCCACCGCGGTAG